The genomic DNA CGGCGGCGTGGTGCCGGGGCCGGAGCCGGAGCCGGGCGCTCTTCCGGAGCGGCGTCGCCCAGGGCGTCCCCGAGCAGGTTCAGCTGCTCCCGCAGCAGCGCCACGTCGGCCGTCGCCGACCGGTACTCGCCGCGGGCGTCCGGCCCCGCGTCCGGCGGCAGCGGCTCGCCGGTGATCGCGGCCATCAGCGCGTCGTACCCGTCGTCGTACCCACCGGGGTGCTGTTCGGCGGCCATCTCACACCACCTCGTCCTCGTGCAGGCGGGCGCGCAGGGCCCGGACCGCCGTGTGCAGCCTGCTCTTGACCGTGCCCTCGGGGATGCCCAGCTCCTCGGCGATGCCACGCACCGGAAGATCGGCGTAGAAGCGCAGGACGAGGACCTGGCGCTGGGCGTCGGGCAGCTCGTCCAGGCCCTGCGCGACGGCGAGGGACAGGACGCTGGTGTCCTCGTCGCGGGGGTGCTCCGGCTGGCGCAACGCGGCCAGGCGCTCCCCGAGCCGGTCCTGACGGCGTCTGGCCCGGTGCCAGTCCATGGCCAGGTTGGAGGCGACGACCGCCGCCCAGGCGGACACGTCGCGCGGCGCCTCACGGCCACTGGCCGTCCGCTCCAGCAGCCGCAGGCGGACCTGCTGCACCCCGTCCGGCAGGTCCGCCTGCGGCACCCCGCCGAGCGCGAGCACCGCCCGCACCCGGCGTTCCTGTGCCGCGTCCAGGGGGTCGTCGCGTACGTCGTCCCCCTGGCCGCGGCGGGCCCTTCTGCGCAGCAAAGCCATTTCCTCCCCCGGCCACGTTTCCCTTACGACGCGCGAGGAGCCCGAAACGTTCGCCCGGGCGGCCGCCTTTCGGCGCGAGGCGTACGTCACATCGTCGTGTGGGGCGGGAAGGGGTGGGCAGGGGCGGACCGGGCCACCGCGTCCCAAGGTGCGGGAACACCGTGCAAAGGATTGGACAGGCGGGCCGGGCTTCGCCCCATGATGGAAAGGTCTCGGCCGAGCAAAGCGCGCGTGAGGACACGCGTACAAACGGAGAAGGAGTCACCGTGAGGGTCGGAATCGTCGGAGCCACCGGTCAGGTGGGCACGGTCATGCGCAGGATCCTCACGGAGCGCGA from Streptomyces sp. CB09001 includes the following:
- a CDS encoding sigma-70 family RNA polymerase sigma factor; this encodes MALLRRRARRGQGDDVRDDPLDAAQERRVRAVLALGGVPQADLPDGVQQVRLRLLERTASGREAPRDVSAWAAVVASNLAMDWHRARRRQDRLGERLAALRQPEHPRDEDTSVLSLAVAQGLDELPDAQRQVLVLRFYADLPVRGIAEELGIPEGTVKSRLHTAVRALRARLHEDEVV